The following nucleotide sequence is from Candidatus Methylomirabilota bacterium.
CTCGGCGGTGCTCCCGGCCCTCTGGGAGCTGGCGCGGCTCCGCTCGTATCCCGACCTCGGGGCGAGCCTCCTCCTCACGCTGCGCGAGATCGCGACAGCCTACGCGCTCGCGGTCGCGGCCGGGCTCGCGGTCGGCGGCGCCCTCGGGATGAACCGGCTCCTCGGGCGCGCCTACGGGCCCATGCTCGCCGCGCTCTACGCGGTGCCGGCGGTCGTCTGGTATCCCTCGCTCATGCTCTTCTTCGGCCTCGACGCGGCGTCGAAGATTGCGTTCGGCTTCCTCCTCGGCTTCTTCCCGGTGACTCTCGCCGTTCTGGCGGGCATCCGGCAGGTGAATCCCCACCTCGTCACGGTCGCCAAGAGCTACGGCGCCGGCCGGGTCACGGTCTTCACCCGGGTCGTGCTGCCGGCGACGCTGTTCACGCTGGTGGGCGGCCTGCGCACGGGGCTCG
It contains:
- a CDS encoding ABC transporter permease subunit, giving the protein MKVALARLGLVAVALAGWEVAGRAANPLLAVPPSAVLPALWELARLRSYPDLGASLLLTLREIATAYALAVAAGLAVGGALGMNRLLGRAYGPMLAALYAVPAVVWYPSLMLFFGLDAASKIAFGFLLGFFPVTLAVLAGIRQVNPHLVTVAKSYGAGRVTVFTRVVLPATLFTLVGGLRTGLALSVIGVIVGEVLGSKRGMGALINHAYGLLRTADYVALVVVTLVLIVGTDVVAG